In the Gossypium raimondii isolate GPD5lz chromosome 9, ASM2569854v1, whole genome shotgun sequence genome, one interval contains:
- the LOC105800293 gene encoding uncharacterized protein LOC105800293 — MHQKKSGKHQEIGKASSDCISSDFDHSTSLLIPSLDNHRFNRNNLQKNPNVPTQNRSHLIIQIPSSTNPSPPPPPPPSTTTTHHQERPNDFSPTHALLSTPHKRSVMTQNPLSHSPTPSSFKNRHNHRQRIDRLALTTSCFTFIAVPFDAQELGRKLVHHLNRGRLLCFHLRFLVLLALPSLYFLVSYPRRFLVLNLLALLAFLLTLWVSLNLALPRLPSIRLLLARSLPAKFTRLGSSSISSKAVVWSIGSKPKSEKKANSGTWVQVYSNGDVYEGEFHKGKCSGSGVYYYHMKGRYEGDWVDGKYDGYGVETWAKGSRYRGQYRQGLRHGIGVYRFYTGDVYAGEWSNGQCHGCGVHACEDGSKYVGEFKWGVKHGLGHYHFRNGDEYFGEYFSDKMHGFGVYQFGNGHRYEGAWHEGRRQGFGTYTFRNGEAQSGHWQNGALDVLSAQNTRPRVLQAVQEAWRAAEKARDVAKIDKRVHKAVSAANKAANAARVVAVKAVQKQMHHHNSEEIPTVIA; from the exons ATGCATCAAAAGAAATCCGGGAAACATCAAGAGATCGGAAAAGCAAGCAGCGACTGCATCTCTTCCGATTTCGACCATTCCACTTCTTTACTAATCCCTTCCTTGGATAATCATCGATTCAATCGAAACAACCTACAAAAGAATCCAAATGTTCCCACTCAAAACAGGTCTCATCTCATCATCCAAATCCCATCCTCAACGAACccatcaccaccaccaccaccaccaccatcgACAACGACAACCCATCATCAGGAAAGACCTAATGACTTTTCTCCAACTCATGCCCTTCTCTCAACACCCCACAAGAGGTCTGTAATGACACAGAATCCCCTTTCTCATTCCCCAACTCCGTCTTCTTTCAAGAACCGCCATAATCACCGCCAAAGGATTGATAGATTAGCTTTAACCACCtcttgttttacttttattgcTGTTCCTTTCGACGCTCAAGAACTGGGTAGGAAACTCGTTCATCATCTGAACCGTGGCCGTTTGCTTTGTTTCCACTTGCGTTTTCTTGTTTTGCTTGCTCTGCCTTCGCTGTATTTCTTGGTCTCTTATCCGCGGAGGTTCCTCGTGTTGAATCTTCTCGCTTTGCTTGCTTTCTTGCTTACCCTTTGGGTTTCTCTCAACCTTGCACTCCCTCGCTTGCCTTCGATTCGATTACTTCTTGCTCGCTCTTTGCCTGCCAAGTTCACTCGACTAGGTTCATCTTCCATATCTTCAAAAGCAGTTGTTTGGTCAATTGGGTCAAAGCCAAAATCTGAGAAGAAGGCGAATTCGGGGACTTGGGTACAAGTTTACAGTAACGGGGATGTGTACGAGGGtgaatttcacaaggggaaaTGTTCAGGGAGTGGGGTTTATTATTACCATATGAAAGGGAGGTATGAAGGGGATTGGGTTGATGGGAAATATGATGGTTATGGTGTGGAAACATGGGCAAAAGGGAGCCGATATCGCGGTCAATATAGGCAGGGATTAAGGCATGGAATTGGGGTGTATAGGTTTTATACTGGTGATGTTTATGCTGGTGAATGGTCTAATGGGCAGTGCCATGGATGTGGAGTTCATGCTTGTGAGGATGGCAGCAAGTATGTGGGGGAATTCAAGTGGGGTGTTAAACATGGACTTGGTCATTACCACTTCAG AAACGGGGACGAATATTTTGGGGAATATTTTTCCGACAAGATGCATGGCTTTGGTGTTTATCAATTTGGAAATGGACACCGCTATGAGGGGGCTTGGCATGAAGGAAGAAGGCAGGGATTTGGTACATACACTTTCAGAAATGGTGAGGCACAATCCGGTCACTGGCAAAATGGTGCTCTCGATGTTCTTAGCGCACAAAATACTCGACCCAGAGTCCTTCAGGCTGTCCAG GAAGCATGGCGAGCTGCTGAGAAAGCTCGTGACGTTGCAAAGATTGACAAGAGAGTGCATAAAGCTGTGTCAGCTGCAAACAAAGCAGCCAATGCTGCCAGAGTGGTGGCTGTTAAAGCTGTCCAGAAACAAATGCATCATCATAACAGTGAAGAAATACCAACCGTGATAGCCTGA